Proteins encoded in a region of the Panicum hallii strain FIL2 chromosome 3, PHallii_v3.1, whole genome shotgun sequence genome:
- the LOC112885571 gene encoding pectinesterase inhibitor 28 — translation MPPPPLLACLLTLLLVTAVAPPAGAFCVSKKAGAHSKPGAPAKPKPAPAPAPPKPTPLIPGADIVRSLCLKTDYPDLCMSSISRQPQPQLPGGRRLDGAGVLRLAMAAVRAKAAEARAAAAALAKDPRTQPQALGPLHDCVQSFDDLADSLDGAEKAIAAGDRGTTGTMLDTVRTDVDTCDQGFEEREELKPVMAKRDAELAKLASNCLAIATAAGLR, via the coding sequence AtgccgcccccgccgctccTCGCCTGCCTCCTGACCCTCCTCCTCGTCACCGCGGTGGCGCCACCGGCCGGCGCCTTCTGCGTTTCGAAGAAGGCAGGGGCGCACAGCAAGCCAGGGGCGCCGGCCAAGCCGaagcccgcgcccgcgccggcgccgccgaagCCGACCCCGCTCATCCCCGGCGCCGACATCGTGCGGAGCCTGTGCCTGAAGACGGACTACCCGGACCTGTGCATGTCGTCCATCTCGaggcagccgcagccgcagctccCCGGCGGGAGGCGGCTCGACGGCGCGGGGGTGCTCCGGCTGGCGATGGCCGCCGTGCGCGCCAAGGCCGCCGAggccagggcggcggcggccgcgctggCGAAGGACCCCAGGACGCAGCCGCAGGCGCTGGGCCCGCTGCACGACTGCGTGCAGTCGTTCGACGACCTGGCTGACAGCCTGGACGGCGCCGAGaaggccatcgccgccggcgaccgggGGACCACGGGCACCATGCTCGACACCGTGCGCACCGACGTGGACACCTGCGACCAGGGCTTCGAGGAGCGCGAGGAGCTCAAGCCGGTCATGGCCAAGCGGGACGCCGAGCTCGCCAAGCTCGCCAGCAACTGCCTCGccatcgccaccgccgccggcctgcGCTAG